GTGGCCCGTTCACGATGGGTACCTCCGGCGAGCCCTGGGCCCTGGACAACGAACGCCCCGCGCACCGGCGCGAGGTGGCGCCCTTCCACATCGACACCACCCCGGTGACCAACGGCGCCTACCGGGCGTTCATCGAGGACGGCGGCTACGAGGATCCGCGGTGGTGGACGACCGACGGCTGGGCGCACATCCGCAAGCACGGCATCGACGCCCCGCTGTTCTGGCGGCGCGACGGAAAGCAGTTCCTCAGGCGGCGCTTCGGCGTCACCGAGGTCGTCCCGCCGGACGAGCCCGTGCTGCACGTGAGCTGGTACGAGGCCGACGCCTATGCCCGCTGGGCGGGACGCCGGCTGCCCACGGAGGCCGAGTGGGAGAAGGCCGCCCGGCACGACCCGGCCGGCGACCGCTCGATGCGCTACCCGTGGGGCGACACCGACCCGGGGCCCGAGCACGCCAACCTCGGCCAGCGGCACCTGCGCCCGGCACCCGCCGGGAGCTACCCGGCCGGTGAGTCGCCGCTCGGCGTACGGCAGTTGATCGGCGACGTGTGGGAGTGGACGGCGAGCGACTTCCTGCCGTACCCGGGCTTCAGGGCGTTCCCGTACAAGGAGTACTCGGAGGTCTTCTTCGGGCCCGAGTACAAGGTGCTGCGCGGCGGTTCGTTCGCGGTGGACGCGGTGGCCTGC
The Streptomyces tuirus genome window above contains:
- the egtB gene encoding ergothioneine biosynthesis protein EgtB; the encoded protein is MTDTDPAVDARAVDPEVLRERAVASLVVARDRTTLLTSCVEEPDLTAQHSPLMSPLVWDLAHIGNQEEQWLLRAVAGHEAIRPEIDGLYDAFEHPRAERPKLPLLSPAAARTYAADVRGRALDVLERHAFHGTRLTEAGFAFGMIAQHEQQHDETMLITHQLRTGPPALTAPDPEPAPLSTGPSEVLVPGGPFTMGTSGEPWALDNERPAHRREVAPFHIDTTPVTNGAYRAFIEDGGYEDPRWWTTDGWAHIRKHGIDAPLFWRRDGKQFLRRRFGVTEVVPPDEPVLHVSWYEADAYARWAGRRLPTEAEWEKAARHDPAGDRSMRYPWGDTDPGPEHANLGQRHLRPAPAGSYPAGESPLGVRQLIGDVWEWTASDFLPYPGFRAFPYKEYSEVFFGPEYKVLRGGSFAVDAVACRGTFRNWDYPIRRQIFSGFRTARSEEV